From Bombyx mori chromosome 3, ASM3026992v2, the proteins below share one genomic window:
- the LOC101740251 gene encoding sialin isoform X2 yields MKYNSKKKTTLKDVIPARLNLWVMLFTSCWVAYMLRVNISLNLIAMVPQTSHNSSSTSQCGAKDDVVRNTSLQHVDIADVREVPRQVPGGASFDWTADQQALILGSYFWCYPLTSLAGGMAAERWGPRLVVFVTSLASAVLTALSPVASSWNYLALVVIRFFLGFASGFIYPALHVLVARWAPPAEKGKFVSATMGGTLGTVVTWSLTGPLIEKFGWESAFYVPAALTFVWCFFWWYLVADTPSEHPRISVKEKNYILDALGDKVKKSKGLPPFKSIVKSFPFLAMIVLHYGNLWGLYFIMTVGPKFVASVLGFELSAAGVISALPYLARLVMATIFGFIGDFILARKLMTTTVIRKFFCLFSHILPGLLLLCLIYAGCSTTLSVALITMSMGFNGAATLTNLQNHQDLAPSYAGTLYGIANCIGSTAGFFTPMITAYFTRNGNGFEQWRPVFYIGASVYVVSAVFFIFFGTGNIQDWNFAENTKENKDDKNNDLKEMNGITTRTGDAKDAKDTPLSVIS; encoded by the exons atgaaatataattcaaagaaaaaaacaactttgAAAG ATGTGATCCCAGCGAGGCTCAATCTGTGGGTGATGTTATTCACGAGTTGCTGGGTGGCGTACATGTTGCGTGTGAACATAAGCCTCAATCTAATTGCCATGGTGCCTCAAACGTCACACAATTCTTC ttCGACATCACAATGCGGAGCTAAAGACGACGTGGTCAGGAACACTAGTTTGCAGCACGTAGACATAGCTGATGTTAGAGAGGTGCCCAGACAG GTTCCAGGAGGTGCATCTTTTGATTGGACCGCTGATCAACAAGCACTTATCCTTGGCTCATACTTTTGGTGCTACCCGCTGACATCTTTGGCTGGAGGAATGGCTGCTGAGCGATGGGGTCCTCGATTAGTAGTCTTCGTGACTTCACTAGCAAGCGCAGTGCTAACTGCATTGAGTCCTGTGGCTTCATCCTGGAATTATCTGGCACTAGTTGTTATTAGGTTCTTCCTGGGATTTGCTTCa GGATTCATATATCCAGCCCTTCATGTGTTGGTAGCCCGGTGGGCTCCACCTGCGGAAAAAGGGAAGTTTGTTAGTGCCACGATGGGCGGTACATTAGGGACAGTTGTTACTTGGTCTTTGACTGGACCTCTCATAGAAAAGTTCGGCTGGGAGTCAGCGTTTTATGTGCCAGCCGCATTAACATTTGTTTGGTGCTTTTTCTGGTGGTACTTAGTTGCCGATACACCCTCAGAGCATCCAAGGATATCGGTAAAAGAGAAGAATTATATTTTAGATGCTCTAGGAGACAAGGTTAAAAAGTCAAAG ggCCTGCCGCCTTTTAAGAGCATTGTCAAGTCATTTCCCTTTCTGGCTATGATAGTTTTGCATTATGGAAACCTATGGGGATTGTACTTTATAATGACTGTTGGTCCAAAATTTGTGGCAAGCGTTTTAGGATTTGAATTATCAGCCGCGGGCGTAATATCCGCTTTACCATATCTCGCTAGGCTGGTGATGGCAACAATTTTTGGCTTTATTGGAGATTTTATATTAGCACGAAAATTAATGACAACGACGGTTATTCGAAAATTCTTCTGTcttttttcacatattttgcctGGATTATTGTTGCTCTGCTTGATTTATGCCGGATGTTCAACAACCCTATCAGTGGCTTTAATAACTATGTCAATGGGCTTCAACGGAGCTGCTAcgttaacaaatttacaaaatcacCAAGACTTAGCTCCAAGTTATGCTGGAACTTTATATGGAATTGCTAATTGTATCGGTAGCACGGCTGGGTTTTTTACACCTATGATAACTGCATATTTCACAAGGAACGGa aacgGCTTCGAACAATGGAGACCAGTCTTTTATATAGGGGCGTCAGTATATGTTGTTTCTGCCGTATTTTTTATCTTCTTCGGCACCGGTAACATTCAAGATTGGAATTTTGCGGAAAATACAAAGGAAAATAAAGACGATAAAAACAACGACTTAAAAGAAATGAACGGGATAACGACACGAACCGGTGATGCCAAAGATGCGAAAGATACTCCTTTAAGCGTAATCTCATAA
- the LOC101740251 gene encoding sialin isoform X1: MCQLQCLYLICQQRFRFGFCVFGSKAGQSAKLYVIPARLNLWVMLFTSCWVAYMLRVNISLNLIAMVPQTSHNSSSTSQCGAKDDVVRNTSLQHVDIADVREVPRQVPGGASFDWTADQQALILGSYFWCYPLTSLAGGMAAERWGPRLVVFVTSLASAVLTALSPVASSWNYLALVVIRFFLGFASGFIYPALHVLVARWAPPAEKGKFVSATMGGTLGTVVTWSLTGPLIEKFGWESAFYVPAALTFVWCFFWWYLVADTPSEHPRISVKEKNYILDALGDKVKKSKGLPPFKSIVKSFPFLAMIVLHYGNLWGLYFIMTVGPKFVASVLGFELSAAGVISALPYLARLVMATIFGFIGDFILARKLMTTTVIRKFFCLFSHILPGLLLLCLIYAGCSTTLSVALITMSMGFNGAATLTNLQNHQDLAPSYAGTLYGIANCIGSTAGFFTPMITAYFTRNGNGFEQWRPVFYIGASVYVVSAVFFIFFGTGNIQDWNFAENTKENKDDKNNDLKEMNGITTRTGDAKDAKDTPLSVIS; this comes from the exons ATGTGTCAACTTCAGTGCTTATACCTGATTTGCCAGCAAAGATTTAGATTTGGTTTTTGCGTATTTGGTAGTAAAGCAGGTCAATCTGCAAAATTAT ATGTGATCCCAGCGAGGCTCAATCTGTGGGTGATGTTATTCACGAGTTGCTGGGTGGCGTACATGTTGCGTGTGAACATAAGCCTCAATCTAATTGCCATGGTGCCTCAAACGTCACACAATTCTTC ttCGACATCACAATGCGGAGCTAAAGACGACGTGGTCAGGAACACTAGTTTGCAGCACGTAGACATAGCTGATGTTAGAGAGGTGCCCAGACAG GTTCCAGGAGGTGCATCTTTTGATTGGACCGCTGATCAACAAGCACTTATCCTTGGCTCATACTTTTGGTGCTACCCGCTGACATCTTTGGCTGGAGGAATGGCTGCTGAGCGATGGGGTCCTCGATTAGTAGTCTTCGTGACTTCACTAGCAAGCGCAGTGCTAACTGCATTGAGTCCTGTGGCTTCATCCTGGAATTATCTGGCACTAGTTGTTATTAGGTTCTTCCTGGGATTTGCTTCa GGATTCATATATCCAGCCCTTCATGTGTTGGTAGCCCGGTGGGCTCCACCTGCGGAAAAAGGGAAGTTTGTTAGTGCCACGATGGGCGGTACATTAGGGACAGTTGTTACTTGGTCTTTGACTGGACCTCTCATAGAAAAGTTCGGCTGGGAGTCAGCGTTTTATGTGCCAGCCGCATTAACATTTGTTTGGTGCTTTTTCTGGTGGTACTTAGTTGCCGATACACCCTCAGAGCATCCAAGGATATCGGTAAAAGAGAAGAATTATATTTTAGATGCTCTAGGAGACAAGGTTAAAAAGTCAAAG ggCCTGCCGCCTTTTAAGAGCATTGTCAAGTCATTTCCCTTTCTGGCTATGATAGTTTTGCATTATGGAAACCTATGGGGATTGTACTTTATAATGACTGTTGGTCCAAAATTTGTGGCAAGCGTTTTAGGATTTGAATTATCAGCCGCGGGCGTAATATCCGCTTTACCATATCTCGCTAGGCTGGTGATGGCAACAATTTTTGGCTTTATTGGAGATTTTATATTAGCACGAAAATTAATGACAACGACGGTTATTCGAAAATTCTTCTGTcttttttcacatattttgcctGGATTATTGTTGCTCTGCTTGATTTATGCCGGATGTTCAACAACCCTATCAGTGGCTTTAATAACTATGTCAATGGGCTTCAACGGAGCTGCTAcgttaacaaatttacaaaatcacCAAGACTTAGCTCCAAGTTATGCTGGAACTTTATATGGAATTGCTAATTGTATCGGTAGCACGGCTGGGTTTTTTACACCTATGATAACTGCATATTTCACAAGGAACGGa aacgGCTTCGAACAATGGAGACCAGTCTTTTATATAGGGGCGTCAGTATATGTTGTTTCTGCCGTATTTTTTATCTTCTTCGGCACCGGTAACATTCAAGATTGGAATTTTGCGGAAAATACAAAGGAAAATAAAGACGATAAAAACAACGACTTAAAAGAAATGAACGGGATAACGACACGAACCGGTGATGCCAAAGATGCGAAAGATACTCCTTTAAGCGTAATCTCATAA
- the LOC101740251 gene encoding sialin isoform X3, giving the protein MARIILKKFDVIPARLNLWVMLFTSCWVAYMLRVNISLNLIAMVPQTSHNSSSTSQCGAKDDVVRNTSLQHVDIADVREVPRQVPGGASFDWTADQQALILGSYFWCYPLTSLAGGMAAERWGPRLVVFVTSLASAVLTALSPVASSWNYLALVVIRFFLGFASGFIYPALHVLVARWAPPAEKGKFVSATMGGTLGTVVTWSLTGPLIEKFGWESAFYVPAALTFVWCFFWWYLVADTPSEHPRISVKEKNYILDALGDKVKKSKGLPPFKSIVKSFPFLAMIVLHYGNLWGLYFIMTVGPKFVASVLGFELSAAGVISALPYLARLVMATIFGFIGDFILARKLMTTTVIRKFFCLFSHILPGLLLLCLIYAGCSTTLSVALITMSMGFNGAATLTNLQNHQDLAPSYAGTLYGIANCIGSTAGFFTPMITAYFTRNGNGFEQWRPVFYIGASVYVVSAVFFIFFGTGNIQDWNFAENTKENKDDKNNDLKEMNGITTRTGDAKDAKDTPLSVIS; this is encoded by the exons ATGTGATCCCAGCGAGGCTCAATCTGTGGGTGATGTTATTCACGAGTTGCTGGGTGGCGTACATGTTGCGTGTGAACATAAGCCTCAATCTAATTGCCATGGTGCCTCAAACGTCACACAATTCTTC ttCGACATCACAATGCGGAGCTAAAGACGACGTGGTCAGGAACACTAGTTTGCAGCACGTAGACATAGCTGATGTTAGAGAGGTGCCCAGACAG GTTCCAGGAGGTGCATCTTTTGATTGGACCGCTGATCAACAAGCACTTATCCTTGGCTCATACTTTTGGTGCTACCCGCTGACATCTTTGGCTGGAGGAATGGCTGCTGAGCGATGGGGTCCTCGATTAGTAGTCTTCGTGACTTCACTAGCAAGCGCAGTGCTAACTGCATTGAGTCCTGTGGCTTCATCCTGGAATTATCTGGCACTAGTTGTTATTAGGTTCTTCCTGGGATTTGCTTCa GGATTCATATATCCAGCCCTTCATGTGTTGGTAGCCCGGTGGGCTCCACCTGCGGAAAAAGGGAAGTTTGTTAGTGCCACGATGGGCGGTACATTAGGGACAGTTGTTACTTGGTCTTTGACTGGACCTCTCATAGAAAAGTTCGGCTGGGAGTCAGCGTTTTATGTGCCAGCCGCATTAACATTTGTTTGGTGCTTTTTCTGGTGGTACTTAGTTGCCGATACACCCTCAGAGCATCCAAGGATATCGGTAAAAGAGAAGAATTATATTTTAGATGCTCTAGGAGACAAGGTTAAAAAGTCAAAG ggCCTGCCGCCTTTTAAGAGCATTGTCAAGTCATTTCCCTTTCTGGCTATGATAGTTTTGCATTATGGAAACCTATGGGGATTGTACTTTATAATGACTGTTGGTCCAAAATTTGTGGCAAGCGTTTTAGGATTTGAATTATCAGCCGCGGGCGTAATATCCGCTTTACCATATCTCGCTAGGCTGGTGATGGCAACAATTTTTGGCTTTATTGGAGATTTTATATTAGCACGAAAATTAATGACAACGACGGTTATTCGAAAATTCTTCTGTcttttttcacatattttgcctGGATTATTGTTGCTCTGCTTGATTTATGCCGGATGTTCAACAACCCTATCAGTGGCTTTAATAACTATGTCAATGGGCTTCAACGGAGCTGCTAcgttaacaaatttacaaaatcacCAAGACTTAGCTCCAAGTTATGCTGGAACTTTATATGGAATTGCTAATTGTATCGGTAGCACGGCTGGGTTTTTTACACCTATGATAACTGCATATTTCACAAGGAACGGa aacgGCTTCGAACAATGGAGACCAGTCTTTTATATAGGGGCGTCAGTATATGTTGTTTCTGCCGTATTTTTTATCTTCTTCGGCACCGGTAACATTCAAGATTGGAATTTTGCGGAAAATACAAAGGAAAATAAAGACGATAAAAACAACGACTTAAAAGAAATGAACGGGATAACGACACGAACCGGTGATGCCAAAGATGCGAAAGATACTCCTTTAAGCGTAATCTCATAA
- the LOC101740251 gene encoding sialin isoform X4, whose product MLFTSCWVAYMLRVNISLNLIAMVPQTSHNSSSTSQCGAKDDVVRNTSLQHVDIADVREVPRQVPGGASFDWTADQQALILGSYFWCYPLTSLAGGMAAERWGPRLVVFVTSLASAVLTALSPVASSWNYLALVVIRFFLGFASGFIYPALHVLVARWAPPAEKGKFVSATMGGTLGTVVTWSLTGPLIEKFGWESAFYVPAALTFVWCFFWWYLVADTPSEHPRISVKEKNYILDALGDKVKKSKGLPPFKSIVKSFPFLAMIVLHYGNLWGLYFIMTVGPKFVASVLGFELSAAGVISALPYLARLVMATIFGFIGDFILARKLMTTTVIRKFFCLFSHILPGLLLLCLIYAGCSTTLSVALITMSMGFNGAATLTNLQNHQDLAPSYAGTLYGIANCIGSTAGFFTPMITAYFTRNGNGFEQWRPVFYIGASVYVVSAVFFIFFGTGNIQDWNFAENTKENKDDKNNDLKEMNGITTRTGDAKDAKDTPLSVIS is encoded by the exons ATGTTATTCACGAGTTGCTGGGTGGCGTACATGTTGCGTGTGAACATAAGCCTCAATCTAATTGCCATGGTGCCTCAAACGTCACACAATTCTTC ttCGACATCACAATGCGGAGCTAAAGACGACGTGGTCAGGAACACTAGTTTGCAGCACGTAGACATAGCTGATGTTAGAGAGGTGCCCAGACAG GTTCCAGGAGGTGCATCTTTTGATTGGACCGCTGATCAACAAGCACTTATCCTTGGCTCATACTTTTGGTGCTACCCGCTGACATCTTTGGCTGGAGGAATGGCTGCTGAGCGATGGGGTCCTCGATTAGTAGTCTTCGTGACTTCACTAGCAAGCGCAGTGCTAACTGCATTGAGTCCTGTGGCTTCATCCTGGAATTATCTGGCACTAGTTGTTATTAGGTTCTTCCTGGGATTTGCTTCa GGATTCATATATCCAGCCCTTCATGTGTTGGTAGCCCGGTGGGCTCCACCTGCGGAAAAAGGGAAGTTTGTTAGTGCCACGATGGGCGGTACATTAGGGACAGTTGTTACTTGGTCTTTGACTGGACCTCTCATAGAAAAGTTCGGCTGGGAGTCAGCGTTTTATGTGCCAGCCGCATTAACATTTGTTTGGTGCTTTTTCTGGTGGTACTTAGTTGCCGATACACCCTCAGAGCATCCAAGGATATCGGTAAAAGAGAAGAATTATATTTTAGATGCTCTAGGAGACAAGGTTAAAAAGTCAAAG ggCCTGCCGCCTTTTAAGAGCATTGTCAAGTCATTTCCCTTTCTGGCTATGATAGTTTTGCATTATGGAAACCTATGGGGATTGTACTTTATAATGACTGTTGGTCCAAAATTTGTGGCAAGCGTTTTAGGATTTGAATTATCAGCCGCGGGCGTAATATCCGCTTTACCATATCTCGCTAGGCTGGTGATGGCAACAATTTTTGGCTTTATTGGAGATTTTATATTAGCACGAAAATTAATGACAACGACGGTTATTCGAAAATTCTTCTGTcttttttcacatattttgcctGGATTATTGTTGCTCTGCTTGATTTATGCCGGATGTTCAACAACCCTATCAGTGGCTTTAATAACTATGTCAATGGGCTTCAACGGAGCTGCTAcgttaacaaatttacaaaatcacCAAGACTTAGCTCCAAGTTATGCTGGAACTTTATATGGAATTGCTAATTGTATCGGTAGCACGGCTGGGTTTTTTACACCTATGATAACTGCATATTTCACAAGGAACGGa aacgGCTTCGAACAATGGAGACCAGTCTTTTATATAGGGGCGTCAGTATATGTTGTTTCTGCCGTATTTTTTATCTTCTTCGGCACCGGTAACATTCAAGATTGGAATTTTGCGGAAAATACAAAGGAAAATAAAGACGATAAAAACAACGACTTAAAAGAAATGAACGGGATAACGACACGAACCGGTGATGCCAAAGATGCGAAAGATACTCCTTTAAGCGTAATCTCATAA
- the LOC110386162 gene encoding uncharacterized protein LOC110386162, whose translation MFRIQIRVVVAVMIFCGYFFIYVIRYNISVHIVDMIQVSKREGGNNYSSLIIGRQNRKSGVIDMMNWDDMKMAVIFSAYHIGYCICFPIFHNLGDRNHPKSIVRTNPSTMSNITEVEEDEIANT comes from the exons ATGTTTCGAATTCAGATTCGTGTAGTT GTCGCCGTGATGATATTTTgcggttatttttttatttacgtcaTACGTTACAATATTAGTGTGCACATCGTTGACATGATCCAGGTTTCTAAAAGAGAAGGTGGTAATAATTACAGTAGTTTAATTATTGGGAGGCAAAATCGAAAATCGGGA GTCATAGACATGATGAATTGGGATGATATGAAAATGGCTGTGATTTTTTCTGCCTACCATATTGGTTATTGCATTTGCTTTCCAATCTTCCATAACCTTGGAGATAG AAATCACCCAAAGAGTATTGTTAGAACGAATCCGTCGACTATGTCTAATATCACCGAAGTGGAGGAAGACGAGATAGCGAATACGTAA